A part of Citrifermentans bremense genomic DNA contains:
- a CDS encoding LolA family protein, whose product MKSIRVSMLVFALVVLSATLSFAAELSQVVRTLEQGYANLNDLQAEFSQRSVIRAMRREEKGGGELLIKKGSGKDSMFRFNYTKPKQQIVSNGKTVWYYLPDQKQVMIMDLSQLFEAGNGIAMNYLAGLGQVSRDFKIGFADQQRDKNGNYQLELIPNRKSPAMAKLLLVIDGKAVETFVAKGRPGTPFPVVSSTVVDQAGNSTRMEFSDVKTNRGISSGKFSFKIPAGVEVVKNR is encoded by the coding sequence ATGAAATCGATCAGAGTGTCGATGCTAGTCTTCGCGCTGGTTGTACTTTCCGCCACGCTCTCCTTTGCTGCCGAACTTTCGCAGGTGGTCCGCACCCTGGAGCAGGGTTACGCGAATCTGAACGACCTGCAGGCGGAATTCAGCCAGCGCAGCGTCATCAGGGCGATGCGGCGCGAGGAGAAGGGGGGAGGCGAGCTCCTGATCAAGAAGGGTAGCGGCAAGGACTCCATGTTCCGCTTCAACTACACGAAGCCCAAGCAGCAGATCGTCTCCAACGGCAAGACGGTGTGGTACTACCTTCCGGACCAGAAACAGGTGATGATCATGGACCTTTCCCAGCTCTTCGAGGCGGGAAACGGCATCGCCATGAACTACCTGGCCGGCCTGGGGCAGGTCTCCAGGGACTTCAAGATCGGCTTCGCCGACCAGCAGCGTGATAAAAACGGCAACTACCAGCTGGAGCTGATCCCCAACAGGAAGAGCCCGGCCATGGCGAAACTCCTGCTGGTCATAGACGGCAAGGCGGTGGAAACCTTCGTGGCCAAGGGGCGTCCCGGCACCCCGTTCCCCGTCGTCTCCTCCACCGTGGTGGACCAGGCCGGAAACAGCACCCGGATGGAGTTCAGCGACGTGAAGACCAACCGCGGCATCTCCAGCGGCAAGTTCAGCTTCAAGATCCCCGCGGGGGTCGAAGTGGTGAAGAATAGATAA
- a CDS encoding TraR/DksA family transcriptional regulator, with protein MNEKPEEMKAMLLKMKEETLKEINKTVKSGSDIPVNEPSGDIYDQASSERDRELGLLLGDREREKLRHIDEALLRLEEGEYGICEECEEEIPIGRLKIVPFARHCVKCKADLEKQQAQTKRFEEDRAYREIALGEEEEG; from the coding sequence ATGAATGAAAAACCGGAAGAAATGAAAGCGATGCTCCTCAAAATGAAAGAGGAGACGCTTAAAGAGATCAACAAGACTGTGAAGTCTGGTTCCGATATCCCCGTTAACGAACCGAGCGGCGATATCTACGACCAGGCTTCCAGCGAGCGCGACCGCGAGCTCGGCCTTTTGCTGGGGGACCGGGAGCGTGAAAAGCTGCGCCACATCGACGAGGCGCTGCTGCGGCTCGAAGAAGGTGAATACGGCATCTGCGAGGAGTGCGAGGAAGAGATTCCCATCGGAAGGCTCAAGATCGTCCCCTTTGCACGCCACTGCGTCAAATGCAAGGCAGATCTCGAGAAGCAGCAGGCACAGACCAAGCGTTTCGAAGAAGACCGCGCCTACCGCGAGATTGCACTGGGCGAGGAAGAAGAAGGTTAA
- a CDS encoding chemotaxis protein CheA: MSQYKSLFLSESREYLKTIADQVVALEQSPVERSAVDALFRGAHSLKGMAASMEYGDVVVVAHSMEDLMARVREGALSFEAGVADLLLEGVDLIDAMLSDVEADRECTRPPGDFAERLRGYTPAPAKQQGAPAGEPPAEHPAPQAGTAPAAEPEKAKEPAGEASGTVRVHTELLDHLINLTGELITNKHRLLNVAQEVASPALNDAVSETGKLLRALHDEVMKVRLMPFEAICDRFQRSVRSLAKKSGKEINFELSGREIGMDRGMLEQLVDPLNHILRNAVDHGMEESAERATQGKPPRGTVRLTVSRDRDRISIQVSDDGRGMEPQKMIEAAIAKGVITPEEGALLSPRQALMLSCIPGFSTAKVVTDISGRGVGMDAVNAAIQKLGGTLVIESEPGQGSTFTLRLPMIIAIIHGLVVQCGRVKAAVPVTAVLRTVELARHEIETMGKRQMFQLEGEAIPLLSLNRILGLPLGRFPSGILPLFVTEAKGRRVGIVVDRFLGQHELFVKPFGRPLCKMAGLAGGATLGDGEIVTILDLAGLL; the protein is encoded by the coding sequence ATGTCGCAGTACAAAAGCCTCTTCCTCTCCGAGAGCAGGGAGTACCTGAAGACCATCGCAGACCAGGTGGTCGCCCTGGAGCAGTCCCCGGTGGAGAGAAGCGCCGTCGACGCCCTGTTCAGGGGAGCCCATTCGCTCAAGGGGATGGCCGCCTCCATGGAGTACGGCGACGTGGTGGTGGTCGCACACAGCATGGAGGACCTGATGGCGCGGGTCCGTGAGGGGGCGCTCTCTTTCGAGGCGGGGGTGGCCGACCTGCTCCTTGAAGGGGTGGACCTGATCGACGCCATGCTCTCCGACGTGGAGGCGGACCGCGAGTGCACCCGCCCCCCGGGGGACTTCGCCGAGAGACTCAGGGGATACACGCCCGCGCCTGCGAAGCAGCAGGGAGCGCCGGCGGGAGAGCCCCCGGCGGAGCACCCGGCGCCCCAGGCGGGGACAGCGCCTGCGGCCGAGCCCGAGAAGGCGAAGGAGCCGGCGGGCGAGGCGAGCGGCACGGTGCGGGTGCATACCGAGCTCCTGGACCACCTGATCAACCTGACCGGCGAGCTGATCACCAACAAGCACCGGCTCTTGAACGTGGCGCAGGAAGTGGCTAGCCCAGCCTTGAACGACGCGGTCTCCGAAACGGGAAAGCTTCTGCGCGCCCTGCACGACGAGGTCATGAAGGTGCGCCTTATGCCCTTCGAGGCGATCTGCGACCGCTTCCAGCGCTCGGTCCGAAGCCTCGCCAAGAAAAGCGGCAAGGAGATCAACTTCGAGCTCTCCGGCCGCGAGATCGGCATGGACCGTGGCATGCTGGAGCAGCTGGTCGACCCGCTGAACCACATCCTCAGAAACGCCGTCGACCACGGCATGGAGGAGAGCGCCGAGCGGGCGACGCAGGGCAAGCCCCCGCGCGGGACGGTGAGGCTCACGGTCTCACGCGACCGGGACCGGATCTCGATCCAGGTAAGCGACGACGGCCGTGGGATGGAGCCGCAGAAGATGATCGAAGCGGCTATCGCCAAGGGGGTGATCACCCCCGAGGAGGGGGCGCTCCTGTCGCCGCGCCAGGCGCTGATGCTCTCCTGCATCCCCGGCTTCTCTACCGCCAAGGTCGTCACCGACATCTCGGGGCGCGGCGTCGGCATGGACGCGGTCAACGCGGCGATCCAAAAGCTTGGGGGGACCCTGGTGATCGAGAGCGAGCCCGGGCAGGGGAGCACCTTCACCCTCAGGCTCCCCATGATCATCGCCATCATCCACGGGCTGGTGGTGCAGTGCGGTCGGGTGAAGGCAGCGGTGCCGGTGACCGCGGTGCTGCGCACCGTGGAGCTCGCACGCCACGAGATCGAGACCATGGGGAAGCGGCAGATGTTCCAGCTGGAGGGCGAGGCGATCCCGCTTCTGAGCCTGAACCGGATCCTGGGACTCCCCCTGGGGCGCTTTCCCAGCGGGATCCTGCCGCTATTCGTGACCGAGGCGAAGGGGCGGCGGGTCGGCATCGTGGTGGACCGGTTCCTGGGACAGCACGAACTTTTCGTAAAACCGTTCGGCAGGCCGCTTTGCAAGATGGCCGGTCTTGCCGGCGGGGCGACCCTCGGCGACGGGGAGATCGTCACCATCCTCGACCTGGCGGGCCTTTTGTGA
- a CDS encoding NAD(P)/FAD-dependent oxidoreductase translates to MTEAMIKKDILNKGAILQRDRETYAIAPHIPGGFTDTATLRRICDVADKYKLELKITSAQRIAMIGAKEEDLDAIWSDLAQNPGAAIGLCVRSVKICPGTQHCKRAVLDSASLGLKLDQIYHAMELPNKMKMGVSGCLLSCSESGVKDIGIVGHNKGWRIFVGGNAGPRPRLGEMLVDNVQTEEEVLEIVAKVVEVYKNDPQQGRIGKIIEDIGIEAFRARVFGTAAATAGSAK, encoded by the coding sequence ATGACCGAAGCGATGATCAAGAAAGATATCCTCAACAAAGGCGCAATCCTCCAGCGCGACCGCGAAACCTACGCCATCGCGCCGCACATCCCGGGTGGCTTCACCGATACGGCGACGCTCAGGAGGATCTGCGACGTGGCGGACAAGTACAAACTGGAGCTGAAGATCACCTCGGCGCAGCGCATCGCCATGATCGGCGCGAAAGAAGAGGACCTGGACGCCATCTGGAGCGACCTGGCGCAGAACCCCGGCGCGGCCATCGGCCTTTGCGTCAGGAGCGTCAAGATCTGCCCGGGGACCCAGCACTGCAAGAGGGCGGTCCTCGATTCCGCATCGCTCGGGCTCAAGCTGGACCAGATCTACCACGCCATGGAACTTCCCAACAAGATGAAGATGGGGGTCTCCGGCTGCCTCCTCTCCTGCTCGGAATCCGGCGTCAAGGACATCGGGATCGTCGGGCACAACAAGGGATGGCGCATCTTCGTGGGCGGCAACGCCGGCCCCCGGCCGCGCCTGGGCGAGATGCTGGTGGACAACGTGCAGACTGAGGAAGAGGTGCTGGAGATCGTCGCCAAGGTCGTCGAGGTTTACAAGAACGACCCGCAGCAGGGGCGCATCGGCAAGATCATCGAGGATATCGGGATCGAGGCCTTCCGCGCCAGGGTTTTCGGAACCGCTGCCGCGACTGCAGGGAGCGCCAAGTAA
- a CDS encoding chemotaxis protein CheC → MPNPALQQAELAALTEVCKIGMEHAATALSQLMGKGVSIEVPRLKFVDNAKFAGLIEGQEVTALHLQILGNVRGSILILLPHKNALRVVELLLGTAPKPGAPLSELERATLMEVGNILASACLNALGNTLKMTLLPSVPTLMSGSGEALFARIKEQGGESESIVMIDTMFSVSDAFCGGSIFLVPATSSLEAMLAALEKQ, encoded by the coding sequence ATGCCCAACCCCGCCCTGCAACAGGCCGAACTGGCCGCACTGACCGAGGTCTGCAAAATCGGGATGGAACATGCCGCGACCGCCCTGTCGCAGTTGATGGGGAAGGGGGTTTCCATCGAGGTCCCGCGCCTTAAGTTCGTGGACAACGCGAAGTTCGCCGGCCTGATCGAGGGGCAGGAGGTGACCGCGCTGCACCTGCAAATCCTGGGCAACGTGCGGGGCAGCATCCTGATCCTCCTCCCCCACAAAAACGCGCTGCGCGTCGTGGAGCTTTTGCTGGGGACCGCGCCTAAGCCGGGCGCCCCGCTCTCCGAGCTGGAGCGGGCGACCCTGATGGAGGTCGGCAACATCCTCGCCTCCGCCTGCCTGAACGCCTTGGGAAACACGCTGAAGATGACGCTGCTCCCCTCGGTCCCGACGCTTATGAGCGGCAGCGGCGAGGCGCTCTTCGCGCGGATCAAGGAACAGGGTGGTGAAAGCGAGAGCATCGTCATGATCGACACCATGTTCTCCGTTTCCGACGCCTTCTGCGGCGGGAGCATCTTCCTGGTACCGGCCACCTCCTCGCTGGAGGCGATGCTGGCTGCGCTGGAAAAGCAATGA
- a CDS encoding 4Fe-4S binding protein, with the protein MAEKKVQRVRIAVQWGFLLFSLYLGVTFYRFVQHFRSGGATPFVERPDGVEAFLPISGLVSLKGWLTSGSINSVHPAALVVLLSVIAVSVLLKRSFCSWICPVSTITELCWKLGHKLFGRNFRVWLWLDWLLRPIKYLLVLFFLFSILVLMAPDSVASFIVSDYNKTADVKMLDFFLNLSGLPLAFISGFLLLSFFFRNPFCRFLCPYGALLGVLSRLAPAKVERMQSACISCGSCNKACPSHLDVMNAKRVCSEECIGCLRCVSSCPKPEALQVRVKGGKVVPGMVFAALVVVIFVGGTLVGRVTGHWHSEIPKADYQRLINNGPPIEHP; encoded by the coding sequence ATGGCTGAGAAAAAAGTACAACGGGTAAGAATCGCGGTTCAATGGGGTTTTCTTCTTTTCTCTCTCTACCTGGGGGTGACCTTCTACCGCTTCGTGCAGCACTTCCGCTCCGGCGGCGCCACCCCCTTCGTGGAGCGCCCGGACGGGGTCGAGGCCTTTCTCCCCATCTCCGGCCTGGTCAGCCTCAAGGGGTGGCTCACCTCAGGTTCCATTAACTCGGTCCATCCCGCGGCGCTGGTGGTTCTCCTTTCCGTCATCGCGGTATCGGTCCTTCTGAAGCGCTCCTTCTGCTCCTGGATCTGCCCGGTATCCACCATCACTGAGCTCTGCTGGAAGCTGGGGCACAAGCTCTTCGGGCGCAACTTCCGGGTCTGGCTCTGGCTTGACTGGCTTTTGCGCCCCATAAAGTACCTGCTGGTCCTCTTCTTCCTCTTCTCGATCCTGGTGCTGATGGCGCCGGACAGTGTCGCCTCCTTCATCGTCTCCGACTACAACAAGACGGCCGACGTGAAGATGCTCGACTTCTTCCTGAACCTTTCCGGACTGCCGCTGGCCTTCATCTCGGGTTTCCTGCTCTTGTCCTTCTTTTTCCGGAACCCGTTCTGCCGCTTCCTCTGCCCGTACGGCGCGCTCCTCGGTGTGCTCTCCCGCCTGGCTCCCGCCAAGGTGGAAAGGATGCAGAGCGCCTGCATCTCATGCGGCAGCTGCAACAAGGCCTGCCCGTCCCACCTCGACGTCATGAACGCGAAGCGGGTCTGCTCCGAGGAGTGCATCGGCTGCCTGCGCTGCGTGAGCTCCTGCCCGAAACCCGAGGCGCTGCAGGTGCGCGTCAAGGGAGGGAAGGTGGTCCCGGGCATGGTGTTCGCGGCGCTGGTGGTAGTGATTTTCGTTGGCGGGACCCTGGTGGGGAGGGTGACCGGGCACTGGCACAGCGAGATCCCCAAGGCCGACTACCAGAGGCTGATCAACAACGGCCCGCCGATAGAGCATCCCTGA
- a CDS encoding response regulator, producing MATTVMIVDDSLFMRKMLRDILSEEGYEVIAEASDGDEAVAKYRECRPDLVTLDIVMPNKTGIEALQIIMALNPQARVVMCSAIGQESMTEAAAKAGAKAFILKPFNPELVARTLKEVAEG from the coding sequence ATGGCCACGACGGTCATGATAGTTGACGATTCTTTATTCATGAGAAAGATGCTCCGCGACATCCTCAGCGAAGAGGGGTACGAAGTGATCGCCGAGGCGTCCGACGGCGACGAGGCGGTGGCAAAGTACCGGGAATGCCGCCCAGACCTCGTCACGCTGGACATCGTGATGCCCAATAAGACCGGCATCGAGGCGCTGCAGATAATCATGGCGCTCAACCCGCAGGCGCGCGTGGTGATGTGCTCGGCCATCGGGCAGGAATCGATGACCGAGGCGGCCGCCAAGGCCGGGGCCAAGGCGTTCATCCTGAAACCGTTCAACCCCGAGCTCGTGGCGCGCACCCTGAAGGAAGTGGCCGAGGGATAG
- the rimO gene encoding 30S ribosomal protein S12 methylthiotransferase RimO — translation MSEKIKEKVSLVSLGCPKNLVDAEVMLGYLSQDEYEVTTDETQADIIVVNTCSFIKEAKQESIDTILDLADRKHDARCKLLIVTGCLPQRYQQELAKELPEVDIFIGTGDYPRIAEIIAEKKKTEEQLCYTGDPNFVYNDEVPRLQSSPHYTAYLKIAEGCSNNCSYCVIPSLRGAHRSRPLATLLAEARALVEGGVKELNLIAQDITAYGRDLEDKPTLELLIKELAKMEKLKWIRLLYAYPDGVTDSLIQLIKDEPKVCKYLDLPIQHISDPVLTNMKRRSGENHIRTLIAKLRREIPDIAIRTSLIVGFPGETTEDFKKLLQFVEETRFDRLGVFCYSKEEGTPAADMPDQVSERVKRERHKKLMRTQARVSFKHNRTLVDSEEDVLVEGYSEETELLLKGRSSRQAPDVDGLVYITAGNANVGDIVRLKITDSSDYDLIGEIVD, via the coding sequence TTGAGCGAGAAGATTAAGGAAAAAGTGAGCCTGGTGAGCCTGGGCTGCCCGAAGAACCTGGTGGACGCCGAGGTGATGCTCGGGTACCTGTCGCAGGACGAGTACGAGGTGACCACCGACGAGACCCAGGCCGACATCATCGTGGTCAACACCTGCTCCTTCATAAAAGAGGCCAAACAGGAGAGCATCGACACCATCCTGGACCTGGCCGACAGGAAGCACGATGCGCGCTGCAAGCTCCTCATCGTCACCGGATGCCTGCCGCAGCGCTACCAGCAGGAGCTCGCCAAGGAGCTACCCGAGGTGGACATCTTCATCGGCACCGGCGACTACCCGCGCATCGCGGAGATCATCGCCGAGAAGAAAAAGACCGAGGAGCAGCTCTGCTACACCGGCGACCCCAACTTCGTCTACAACGACGAGGTCCCGCGGCTGCAGTCCTCGCCGCACTACACGGCCTACCTGAAGATAGCCGAAGGGTGCTCCAACAACTGCTCCTACTGCGTCATCCCGTCCTTGCGCGGCGCCCACCGCTCGCGCCCTCTGGCGACGCTCCTGGCCGAGGCCAGGGCGCTGGTCGAGGGAGGGGTGAAGGAGCTGAACCTGATCGCCCAGGACATCACCGCCTACGGACGCGACCTTGAGGACAAGCCCACGCTGGAGCTACTGATCAAGGAGCTGGCCAAGATGGAGAAGCTCAAGTGGATCAGGCTTCTCTACGCCTATCCTGACGGGGTGACCGACTCGCTGATCCAGCTGATCAAGGACGAGCCCAAGGTCTGCAAGTACCTCGACCTCCCCATCCAGCACATAAGCGACCCGGTGCTCACCAACATGAAGCGCAGAAGCGGCGAGAACCACATCAGGACCCTGATCGCCAAGCTGCGCCGGGAGATACCGGACATCGCCATCAGGACCTCGCTCATCGTCGGCTTCCCTGGCGAGACCACGGAGGACTTCAAGAAGCTGCTGCAGTTCGTCGAAGAGACCCGCTTCGACCGCCTTGGGGTCTTCTGCTACTCCAAGGAGGAAGGGACCCCCGCTGCCGATATGCCCGACCAGGTATCCGAGCGGGTCAAGAGGGAGCGCCACAAGAAGCTGATGCGGACCCAGGCGCGGGTTTCCTTCAAGCACAACAGGACGCTCGTGGACAGCGAAGAGGATGTACTTGTCGAGGGCTACAGCGAAGAAACCGAGCTCTTGCTCAAAGGTAGATCTTCAAGACAGGCACCCGATGTCGACGGTCTCGTATATATCACCGCAGGCAATGCCAATGTCGGTGACATAGTAAGATTGAAGATCACAGATTCCTCTGATTACGACCTGATAGGGGAAATCGTAGACTAG
- a CDS encoding CheR family methyltransferase: MVDGLKGGTEADIAPETFDVIGRVLKARSGFTLDGYKDKCVKRRIHIRVRATQSPSPEAYGLLLTESPAEQERLLRVLTIHVSHFFRNPTVFERLAVEILPQLLAERGELNILSVGCAGGEEPYTLALILRERFPQALEEGRISLRAVDVDASTLEQAREGLYHPDRLAEVPPELLSRWFTPHDGRLRLAREIRSLVSFSQADLNQPQEWPRCDLVLCRNVLIYFERERQETVLNGFADALVPGGYLVLGKSETLFGTPRHRFKTFCPVERIYRAIA; encoded by the coding sequence ATGGTAGACGGTTTGAAAGGCGGCACCGAAGCCGACATCGCCCCGGAAACCTTCGACGTCATAGGCCGCGTCCTGAAGGCGCGCTCCGGCTTCACCCTGGACGGTTACAAGGACAAATGCGTCAAAAGGCGCATACACATCAGGGTCCGCGCCACCCAGTCCCCCTCCCCCGAGGCGTACGGCCTGCTTTTGACCGAGAGCCCAGCCGAGCAGGAGCGCCTGCTGCGGGTGCTCACCATCCACGTTTCCCACTTCTTCCGGAACCCCACAGTCTTCGAAAGGCTTGCCGTCGAGATCCTGCCGCAGCTCCTGGCCGAGCGCGGGGAACTCAACATACTGAGCGTCGGCTGCGCGGGGGGCGAGGAGCCGTACACGCTGGCCCTGATCCTCAGGGAGCGTTTTCCCCAGGCGCTGGAAGAGGGGCGCATCTCGCTTCGCGCCGTGGACGTCGACGCCTCGACCCTGGAGCAGGCAAGAGAAGGGCTCTACCACCCGGACCGGCTGGCCGAGGTCCCGCCCGAGCTCTTGTCGCGCTGGTTCACCCCGCACGACGGGCGCTTGCGCCTGGCCCGGGAGATCCGCTCCCTGGTAAGCTTCAGCCAGGCTGACCTGAACCAGCCGCAGGAGTGGCCGCGCTGCGACCTGGTGCTTTGCCGCAACGTGCTGATCTATTTCGAGAGAGAGCGCCAGGAGACCGTCCTGAACGGCTTCGCCGATGCACTGGTCCCTGGCGGTTACCTGGTGCTGGGGAAGTCGGAGACGCTTTTTGGCACCCCCCGCCACCGTTTCAAGACCTTCTGCCCCGTGGAGCGCATCTACCGGGCCATCGCCTAA
- a CDS encoding methyl-accepting chemotaxis protein, with protein sequence MYIQIGYKFILGFLTVVAAVAFVPSWVAALEYSPEITNVLSYVVALTIGLILGSFFSKSFTKNIALLRGATESISEGDLSSDLEFPVTRFPDETHSMAVSINAMLASLRTLVLQIRETAERVSESSRTLNSTALEINASTEEVAQAIEQISGGAETQAEMLSRSSKVIHEMAISVDLVARRARETAKAARETSITAQRGGDLANDSLERMKSFFDSVELIGMQFMDLNGKLQQVGKIADFIVDMARQTNLLALNASIEAARAGEYGKGFGVVAEEVRKLADGSAKSATDIVEMIDLVKMESRKLQETITDSSRGIIAGKKNVDTTAEAFREILATVVDTERKANSIADLSQMQTTGAEKMVSMVDEIAKVAEDNAASTEEVSAATEEQHSAMQEMVFQTQELSKLAEELLRSVERFQVQGEPGL encoded by the coding sequence ATGTACATTCAGATCGGGTACAAGTTCATCCTCGGATTTTTGACCGTCGTCGCGGCCGTAGCCTTTGTCCCCTCGTGGGTGGCTGCCTTGGAATACTCCCCCGAAATCACCAACGTGCTCTCCTACGTGGTCGCGCTCACCATAGGGCTCATCCTGGGCTCCTTCTTCTCCAAGAGCTTCACAAAGAACATCGCCCTTCTGCGCGGGGCCACCGAGTCGATCAGCGAAGGGGACCTCTCCAGCGACCTCGAATTCCCGGTCACCCGCTTCCCCGACGAGACCCACAGCATGGCCGTCTCCATCAACGCCATGCTGGCGAGCCTGAGAACCCTGGTGCTCCAGATCAGGGAGACGGCGGAAAGGGTGTCGGAATCCTCCAGGACCCTCAACTCCACGGCGCTGGAGATAAACGCCTCCACCGAAGAGGTGGCACAGGCGATCGAGCAGATCTCCGGCGGCGCCGAGACCCAGGCTGAAATGCTCTCCCGCAGCTCCAAGGTGATCCACGAGATGGCCATCTCGGTCGACCTCGTGGCGCGCCGGGCCAGGGAAACAGCCAAGGCCGCGCGCGAGACCAGCATCACCGCGCAGCGCGGCGGCGATCTCGCCAACGACTCGCTGGAGCGGATGAAGAGCTTCTTCGACAGCGTCGAGCTGATCGGGATGCAGTTCATGGACTTGAACGGCAAGCTGCAGCAGGTAGGGAAGATCGCTGACTTCATCGTGGACATGGCGCGCCAGACGAACCTCCTAGCCCTGAACGCCTCCATCGAGGCGGCCCGCGCCGGCGAATACGGCAAGGGGTTCGGCGTCGTGGCCGAAGAGGTGAGAAAGCTCGCCGACGGCAGCGCGAAGAGCGCCACCGACATCGTCGAGATGATCGACCTGGTGAAGATGGAAAGCCGGAAGCTCCAGGAGACCATCACCGACAGCTCGCGCGGCATCATCGCCGGCAAGAAGAACGTCGACACCACGGCGGAAGCGTTCCGGGAGATCCTCGCCACCGTCGTCGACACCGAGCGCAAGGCCAACTCCATCGCCGACCTGTCGCAGATGCAGACCACCGGCGCGGAAAAGATGGTGAGCATGGTCGACGAGATAGCCAAGGTGGCCGAGGACAACGCCGCCTCCACCGAGGAGGTCTCCGCCGCGACCGAGGAGCAGCATTCCGCCATGCAGGAGATGGTGTTCCAGACCCAGGAGCTCTCCAAGCTCGCCGAGGAACTGCTCCGCTCCGTGGAGAGGTTCCAGGTGCAAGGGGAGCCGGGGCTGTGA
- a CDS encoding YajQ family cyclic di-GMP-binding protein: MPSFDIVSKVDMQEVDNAINQTVKEISQRYDFKGSKCEVTLEKESIKVLADDDFKLKAVIDILQSKFIKRNISPKALQYGKAEQASGSMVRQIITLQVGISKEKAKEIGQVIKETKLKVQSQIQDDQLRVTGKNIDDLQEVIRVLKGKDLDIDMQFVNFRS, encoded by the coding sequence ATGCCGTCTTTCGACATCGTTTCCAAGGTCGACATGCAGGAGGTCGACAACGCCATCAATCAGACCGTGAAGGAGATCTCCCAGCGCTACGACTTCAAGGGGTCGAAGTGCGAAGTGACCCTGGAGAAGGAAAGCATCAAGGTCCTAGCCGACGACGACTTCAAGCTGAAGGCGGTCATCGACATCCTGCAGTCCAAGTTCATCAAGCGCAACATCTCCCCCAAGGCGCTGCAGTACGGAAAAGCCGAGCAGGCTTCCGGCAGCATGGTGCGGCAGATCATCACCCTGCAGGTGGGGATCTCCAAGGAGAAGGCGAAGGAGATCGGCCAGGTCATCAAGGAGACCAAGCTCAAGGTGCAAAGCCAGATCCAGGACGACCAGCTCCGGGTCACCGGCAAGAACATAGACGACCTGCAGGAGGTGATCCGGGTGCTGAAAGGCAAAGACCTCGACATCGACATGCAGTTCGTGAACTTCAGAAGCTAG
- a CDS encoding chemotaxis protein CheW — translation MIPERLILFTLGGEELALSLQQIGEVMEPQRSYPFAGAPAHYLGLINFHGNLTALVDLALYLGLKSRPLPGKLLVLDPRLAHLALKVDAVSAIIASDLVTGEEPGDGPLTEAYLETPRGRVRLLQLEALISGLEEGLSQSPPRMQS, via the coding sequence GTGATCCCGGAGCGGCTGATCCTTTTCACCCTGGGGGGAGAGGAGCTCGCCTTGAGCCTGCAGCAGATAGGCGAGGTGATGGAGCCCCAGAGAAGCTACCCGTTCGCGGGCGCCCCGGCGCATTACCTCGGGCTGATCAATTTCCACGGCAACCTCACCGCTCTCGTGGACCTGGCGCTTTACCTGGGCCTCAAGAGCCGGCCGCTTCCCGGCAAGCTCCTCGTGCTCGACCCGAGGCTCGCCCACCTGGCGCTCAAGGTCGACGCGGTGAGCGCCATCATCGCCTCCGACCTCGTCACCGGTGAAGAGCCCGGGGACGGCCCGCTCACCGAGGCGTACCTGGAGACCCCCAGGGGGCGCGTGCGCCTTTTGCAGCTGGAGGCGCTGATCAGCGGACTGGAGGAGGGACTTTCCCAGTCCCCGCCCCGCATGCAGTCGTAG
- the ttcA gene encoding tRNA 2-thiocytidine(32) synthetase TtcA, which yields MALIEDAAFTRIKNRVGRAIAEFDLISEGDRVAVAVSGGKDSYTMLHMLETLRRRAPVRYELVAINIDSGYRGYRADIIEEHLREHGFTYHMEKTDHYDIISEKRRPNSSYCSICARLKRGTLYTLAQQYGCNKLALGHHMDDFIETLLLNQFFVGSLKAMAPSMLADNGVTTVIRPLVYVPEKEIIPFSRNNRFPVVCCCCPVCGTADLQRKKMKELLETLERDNPLVKKSLLTALSNVHPRHLLDKGLTRKPS from the coding sequence GTGGCGCTTATTGAGGACGCCGCCTTCACCCGGATCAAGAACCGGGTGGGGAGGGCGATAGCTGAATTCGACCTGATCTCCGAGGGGGACCGGGTCGCGGTTGCGGTATCGGGAGGGAAGGATTCCTACACCATGCTGCACATGCTGGAGACCCTGAGAAGGCGCGCGCCGGTACGCTACGAACTGGTGGCGATCAACATCGACTCCGGCTACCGCGGCTACCGCGCCGACATCATCGAGGAACACCTGCGCGAGCACGGCTTCACCTATCACATGGAGAAGACCGACCACTACGACATCATCTCGGAGAAGCGGCGCCCCAACTCCTCGTACTGCTCCATCTGCGCGAGGCTCAAGCGGGGGACGCTCTACACCCTGGCCCAGCAGTACGGCTGCAACAAGCTGGCGCTCGGGCACCACATGGACGACTTCATCGAGACGCTGCTCCTGAACCAGTTCTTCGTGGGCTCCTTGAAGGCGATGGCGCCGAGCATGCTGGCCGACAACGGCGTCACCACCGTGATCAGGCCCTTGGTCTACGTCCCCGAGAAGGAGATAATCCCGTTCTCCCGCAACAACCGCTTCCCCGTGGTCTGCTGCTGTTGCCCGGTCTGCGGCACCGCCGATTTGCAGCGAAAGAAGATGAAGGAGTTGCTGGAGACCCTGGAGCGTGACAACCCCCTGGTGAAGAAGAGCCTTTTGACCGCGCTCTCCAACGTGCATCCGCGCCACTTGCTGGACAAGGGGTTGACCAGGAAGCCCTCCTGA